A single region of the Manihot esculenta cultivar AM560-2 chromosome 12, M.esculenta_v8, whole genome shotgun sequence genome encodes:
- the LOC110628414 gene encoding phosphatidylinositol/phosphatidylcholine transfer protein SFH9 isoform X1, with protein sequence MVVGEAISIQENERAKSADLENSEEGKRRTRCRSLKKKAMSASTRLTHSLRKRGKRVADCRYAAISVNDVRDAEEEAAVNVFRQALIEKDLLPSQHDDYHTLLRFLKARKFDLEKTLLMWSQMLNWRREQGIDSIIQDFIYDEYEEVQQYYPHGYHGVDKEGRPVYIERLGKIEPSKLMSVTTVDRFLKYHVQGFEKTFAEKFFACSIAAKRHIDSTVTILDVHGLNWMSFGKVAHDLVMRMQKIDGDNYPETLHQMFIVNAGSGFKLLWNTAKSFLDPKTTAKINVLGNKFQNKLLEVIDSSQLPEFLGGSCSCANEGGCLRSDKGPWNDPEIMKLVHAGEAMCLRKMKSFSDEDDFEIMPFSSKVSRSETSSDNSGLDIKPGTSGFIQQMPLSEEGTRGDPASTCSLIEHIPARVEDSSSINDSTNGVSTTMVQKKFIPHLTTFVIQFMLKLLAWAYLLVPVVGRLFAARHADRQLPDRHNPPLAESNSQGQQISQEIKEDTLQPCWQRLQHIETMVNELVNKRAKIPPEKEDMLLESLSRIKSIEHDLQKTKRALLATASKQVELAESFENLKESALAGVNSCWPRNCRTFSPDR encoded by the exons ATGGTTGTAGGGGAAGCGATTTCGATTCAGGAGAATGAGAGGGCTAAAAGTGCGGATCTGGAGAATTCTGAGGAAGGGAAACGAAGAACTAGATGCAGGTCTCTGAAGAAAAAGGCAATGAGTGCATCTACGAGGCTCACTCATAGCCTCAGGAAGCGCGGCAAGCGGGTGGCGGATTGCCGCTACGCGGCGATTTCAGTCAATGATGTTCGGGACGCAGAGGAGGAAGCGGCTGTAAATGTGTTTCGCCAGGCATTGATTGAAAAAGATTTGCTTCCGTCTCAGCACGACGATTATCACACTTTATTGAG GTTTCTAAAGGCTCGAAAATTTGACCTCGAGAAAACACTGTTGATGTGGTCACAAATGCTCAACTGGAGGAGAGAGCAGGGAATAGATTCTATCATACAG GATTTTATATATGATGAATATGAAGAGGTTCAGCAATATTACCCTCATGGTTACCATGGTGTAGACAAAGAGGGTCGACCTGTTTATATAGAAAGACTTGGCAAAATTGAACCTAGCAAGCTAATGAGTGTCACCACAGTGGATCGGTTTCTAAAATATCATGTTCAGGGATTTGAGAAGACTTTTGCTGAGAAATTTTTTGCATGTTCTATTGCAGCCAAGAGGCATATAGATTCCACTGTAACAATATTGGATGTGCATGGTCTG AATTGGATGAGTTTTGGAAAGGTTGCACATGATCTAGTTATGCGTATGCAGAAGATTGATGGTGACAACTATCCTGAG ACATTGCATCAGATGTTCATTGTAAATGCTGGTAGTGGATTCAAACTGCTATGGAACACAGCAAAAAGTTTTCTTGATCCAAAGACTACTGCAAAAATAAAT GTTTTAGGCAATAAGTTCCAAAATAAGTTGTTAGAAGTTATTGACTCAAg CCAATTGCCAGAATTCCTTGGTGGATCTTGTTCATGCGCAAATGAAGGCGGTTGTCTTAGGTCTGACAAGGGGCCCTGGAATGATCCAGAAATAATGAAA CTGGTACATGCTGGAGAAGCAATGTGCTTGAGGAAAATGAAGAGTTTTTCTGATGAAGATGATTTTGAAATCATGCCTTTTTCCTCTAAG GTTTCCAGAAGTGAAACATCTTCTGATAATTCAGGCTTAGATATAAAGCCAGGTACATCAGGCTTCATCCAACAAATGCCACTTTCTGAGGAA GGAACGAGGGGTGATCCTGCTTCTACCTGCAGCCTGATCGAACACATTCCAGCAAGAGTTGAAGACTCTAGTTCTATAA ATGATTCAACCAATGGTGTCAGTACAACAATGGTGCAGAAGAAGTTCATTCCCCATCTAACAACTTTTGTAATTCAATTCATGCTCAAATTGTTAGCATGGGCATATCTTCTTGTACCAGTGGTGGGGAGACTTTTTGCAGCACGACATGCAGATAGACAATTACCTGACCGACATAATCCACCATTGGCAGAGTCAAATTCTCAAGGGCAGCAGATCTCACAGGAAATAAAAGAGGACACACTCCAGCCATGCTGGCAGAGGTTGCAACATATAGAGACAATGGTAAATGAGCTGGTTAACAAACGTGCCAAAATTCCTCCCGAGAAAGAGGACATGCTTCTTGAATCATTGAGTCGTATTAAATCTATAGAACATGATCTACAGAAGACGAAGAGA GCTCTGCTTGCAACTGCATCAAAACAGGTGGAGCTTGCCGAGTCATTTGAAAATCTAAAAGAGAGTGCCTTAGCA GGAGTGAACTCATGTTGGCCAAGAAATTGCAGAACCTTTTCCCCAGATAGATGA
- the LOC110628414 gene encoding phosphatidylinositol/phosphatidylcholine transfer protein SFH9 isoform X2: protein MQGEAISIQENERAKSADLENSEEGKRRTRCRSLKKKAMSASTRLTHSLRKRGKRVADCRYAAISVNDVRDAEEEAAVNVFRQALIEKDLLPSQHDDYHTLLRFLKARKFDLEKTLLMWSQMLNWRREQGIDSIIQDFIYDEYEEVQQYYPHGYHGVDKEGRPVYIERLGKIEPSKLMSVTTVDRFLKYHVQGFEKTFAEKFFACSIAAKRHIDSTVTILDVHGLNWMSFGKVAHDLVMRMQKIDGDNYPETLHQMFIVNAGSGFKLLWNTAKSFLDPKTTAKINVLGNKFQNKLLEVIDSSQLPEFLGGSCSCANEGGCLRSDKGPWNDPEIMKLVHAGEAMCLRKMKSFSDEDDFEIMPFSSKVSRSETSSDNSGLDIKPGTSGFIQQMPLSEEGTRGDPASTCSLIEHIPARVEDSSSINDSTNGVSTTMVQKKFIPHLTTFVIQFMLKLLAWAYLLVPVVGRLFAARHADRQLPDRHNPPLAESNSQGQQISQEIKEDTLQPCWQRLQHIETMVNELVNKRAKIPPEKEDMLLESLSRIKSIEHDLQKTKRALLATASKQVELAESFENLKESALAGVNSCWPRNCRTFSPDR from the exons ATGCAAG GGGAAGCGATTTCGATTCAGGAGAATGAGAGGGCTAAAAGTGCGGATCTGGAGAATTCTGAGGAAGGGAAACGAAGAACTAGATGCAGGTCTCTGAAGAAAAAGGCAATGAGTGCATCTACGAGGCTCACTCATAGCCTCAGGAAGCGCGGCAAGCGGGTGGCGGATTGCCGCTACGCGGCGATTTCAGTCAATGATGTTCGGGACGCAGAGGAGGAAGCGGCTGTAAATGTGTTTCGCCAGGCATTGATTGAAAAAGATTTGCTTCCGTCTCAGCACGACGATTATCACACTTTATTGAG GTTTCTAAAGGCTCGAAAATTTGACCTCGAGAAAACACTGTTGATGTGGTCACAAATGCTCAACTGGAGGAGAGAGCAGGGAATAGATTCTATCATACAG GATTTTATATATGATGAATATGAAGAGGTTCAGCAATATTACCCTCATGGTTACCATGGTGTAGACAAAGAGGGTCGACCTGTTTATATAGAAAGACTTGGCAAAATTGAACCTAGCAAGCTAATGAGTGTCACCACAGTGGATCGGTTTCTAAAATATCATGTTCAGGGATTTGAGAAGACTTTTGCTGAGAAATTTTTTGCATGTTCTATTGCAGCCAAGAGGCATATAGATTCCACTGTAACAATATTGGATGTGCATGGTCTG AATTGGATGAGTTTTGGAAAGGTTGCACATGATCTAGTTATGCGTATGCAGAAGATTGATGGTGACAACTATCCTGAG ACATTGCATCAGATGTTCATTGTAAATGCTGGTAGTGGATTCAAACTGCTATGGAACACAGCAAAAAGTTTTCTTGATCCAAAGACTACTGCAAAAATAAAT GTTTTAGGCAATAAGTTCCAAAATAAGTTGTTAGAAGTTATTGACTCAAg CCAATTGCCAGAATTCCTTGGTGGATCTTGTTCATGCGCAAATGAAGGCGGTTGTCTTAGGTCTGACAAGGGGCCCTGGAATGATCCAGAAATAATGAAA CTGGTACATGCTGGAGAAGCAATGTGCTTGAGGAAAATGAAGAGTTTTTCTGATGAAGATGATTTTGAAATCATGCCTTTTTCCTCTAAG GTTTCCAGAAGTGAAACATCTTCTGATAATTCAGGCTTAGATATAAAGCCAGGTACATCAGGCTTCATCCAACAAATGCCACTTTCTGAGGAA GGAACGAGGGGTGATCCTGCTTCTACCTGCAGCCTGATCGAACACATTCCAGCAAGAGTTGAAGACTCTAGTTCTATAA ATGATTCAACCAATGGTGTCAGTACAACAATGGTGCAGAAGAAGTTCATTCCCCATCTAACAACTTTTGTAATTCAATTCATGCTCAAATTGTTAGCATGGGCATATCTTCTTGTACCAGTGGTGGGGAGACTTTTTGCAGCACGACATGCAGATAGACAATTACCTGACCGACATAATCCACCATTGGCAGAGTCAAATTCTCAAGGGCAGCAGATCTCACAGGAAATAAAAGAGGACACACTCCAGCCATGCTGGCAGAGGTTGCAACATATAGAGACAATGGTAAATGAGCTGGTTAACAAACGTGCCAAAATTCCTCCCGAGAAAGAGGACATGCTTCTTGAATCATTGAGTCGTATTAAATCTATAGAACATGATCTACAGAAGACGAAGAGA GCTCTGCTTGCAACTGCATCAAAACAGGTGGAGCTTGCCGAGTCATTTGAAAATCTAAAAGAGAGTGCCTTAGCA GGAGTGAACTCATGTTGGCCAAGAAATTGCAGAACCTTTTCCCCAGATAGATGA